Proteins encoded within one genomic window of Saccharopolyspora pogona:
- the lnt gene encoding apolipoprotein N-acyltransferase, giving the protein MVVPTARLQRAERQGRSKARGRSFGAVWLRMLAVVAAGFALYAGSPPRDLWWIAPIAFAVFVAVLRGRKARAGFGYGLLFGSAYLLPLLGWLQDFLGADFGPWPWLGVAAVQALFVALGGAGMARVSRLQGAPVWMAAVFVAAEALRSAVPFGGFPWGRLAFTQDTGLFLPLAALGGTALVSFSVAVVGGGLAELARRARTPRRWATPMAAVLVPLVAGLAILPFIGTDPNAGTARVAIVQGNAPNLGLGLLYEDNVLHANHIAAAQQLADDVKAGRVPQPDFVVLPEQVGSWGPSRTDPDLSGIAAQLGVPLVVGGLGEDADGQLHNQIIRWDPASGAGDRYIKQHLVPFAETIPMRPVARLVSPFVDRFRQDMVPGDEPGVLDVGAVHLGVGICYDVAYDDVFTGAAQQGATLLAVPTNNAWYGHSEMSYQQLAMSRLRAVEHGRAVLVAATSGVSAVVQPDGTVTQQTELFTAQNLVADVPLRSTQTLATELGSAPMWTLVVLGVGAVVLSWWRPRREADV; this is encoded by the coding sequence GTGGTTGTCCCCACGGCTCGTCTTCAGCGCGCTGAGCGGCAGGGCCGCAGCAAGGCCAGAGGCCGATCGTTCGGCGCGGTCTGGCTGCGCATGCTGGCGGTCGTCGCCGCCGGGTTCGCGCTATACGCCGGATCTCCCCCGCGCGACCTCTGGTGGATCGCGCCGATCGCGTTCGCGGTGTTCGTGGCGGTGCTGCGCGGCCGCAAGGCCCGCGCCGGGTTCGGCTACGGCCTGCTGTTCGGTTCCGCGTACCTGCTGCCACTGCTGGGCTGGCTGCAGGACTTCCTGGGGGCCGACTTCGGTCCGTGGCCGTGGCTGGGGGTGGCCGCCGTCCAAGCGCTGTTCGTCGCGCTCGGCGGGGCCGGGATGGCGCGCGTCAGCCGACTGCAGGGTGCCCCGGTGTGGATGGCGGCGGTGTTCGTCGCCGCCGAGGCGCTGCGCTCCGCCGTGCCCTTCGGCGGATTCCCGTGGGGAAGGCTGGCGTTTACCCAGGACACGGGCCTGTTCCTGCCGCTGGCTGCGCTCGGCGGCACCGCCCTGGTGTCATTCTCCGTCGCGGTGGTCGGCGGCGGCCTGGCCGAACTGGCCCGCCGCGCGCGCACCCCGCGCCGCTGGGCCACCCCAATGGCCGCGGTCCTCGTGCCGCTGGTGGCCGGCCTGGCCATCCTGCCGTTCATCGGCACCGATCCCAACGCCGGCACCGCCCGGGTCGCGATCGTGCAGGGCAATGCGCCCAACCTGGGGCTGGGCCTGCTCTACGAGGACAACGTGCTGCACGCCAACCACATCGCCGCCGCGCAGCAGCTCGCCGACGATGTGAAGGCGGGCCGGGTACCGCAACCGGACTTCGTCGTGCTGCCCGAGCAGGTCGGCAGTTGGGGCCCCAGCCGGACCGACCCGGACCTGTCCGGCATCGCCGCCCAGCTCGGCGTCCCGCTGGTGGTCGGCGGTCTCGGCGAGGACGCCGACGGCCAGCTGCACAACCAGATCATCCGGTGGGATCCGGCATCGGGCGCGGGCGACCGCTACATCAAGCAACACCTGGTGCCCTTCGCAGAGACGATCCCGATGCGGCCGGTGGCTCGACTGGTCAGCCCGTTCGTGGACCGCTTCCGCCAGGACATGGTGCCCGGCGACGAGCCCGGCGTCCTCGACGTCGGAGCCGTCCACCTGGGCGTCGGGATCTGCTACGACGTCGCCTACGACGACGTGTTCACCGGCGCCGCCCAGCAGGGCGCGACGCTGCTCGCGGTGCCGACCAACAACGCCTGGTACGGCCACTCCGAGATGAGCTACCAGCAGCTGGCGATGTCGCGCCTGCGCGCCGTGGAGCACGGGCGGGCGGTCCTGGTGGCGGCCACCAGCGGGGTCAGCGCAGTCGTCCAACCGGATGGCACCGTGACCCAGCAGACCGAGCTGTTCACCGCGCAGAACCTCGTCGCCGACGTGCCGCTGCGGTCGACGCAGACGCTCGCCACCGAGCTGGGAAGCGCTCCGATGTGGACACTGGTCGTGCTGGGCGTCGGCGCGGTGGTGCTGTCCTGGTGGCGGCCCCGGCGCGAAGCGGACGTCTGA
- a CDS encoding polyprenol monophosphomannose synthase: MANRQSPGAGADSALVVIPTYNERDNLEPIVRRLLTALPMAHVLVVDDGSPDGTGDVADELAAEDERVHVMHRTEKAGLGAAYVAGFDWALARHYDAVIEMDADGSHSPEDLPRLTGMLGPDGTGADVVLGSRYVPGGRTVNWPWYRELLSRGANVYSKLALGVSINDITSGYRVYRREVLETLQLHNVASQGYCFQVDLAWRAVEAGFVVVEVPITFVEREIGTSKMDAEVVREALVRVTKWGLRRRGNQATNLLRGLKR, from the coding sequence ATGGCGAACCGGCAATCCCCCGGAGCCGGTGCCGACTCGGCGCTGGTGGTGATCCCCACCTACAACGAGCGGGACAACCTGGAACCGATCGTGCGACGGCTGCTGACCGCTCTACCCATGGCGCACGTGCTGGTCGTCGACGACGGCAGCCCGGACGGCACCGGTGACGTCGCCGACGAGCTCGCCGCCGAGGACGAGCGGGTGCACGTGATGCACCGGACCGAGAAGGCTGGGCTCGGCGCGGCGTACGTGGCGGGTTTCGACTGGGCGCTGGCACGGCACTACGACGCGGTCATCGAGATGGACGCTGACGGCTCGCACTCTCCCGAGGACCTGCCCCGGTTGACCGGCATGCTCGGCCCGGATGGCACCGGCGCCGACGTCGTGCTGGGGTCGCGCTACGTGCCCGGCGGGCGGACGGTGAACTGGCCCTGGTACCGGGAGCTGCTGTCCCGCGGCGCCAACGTGTACTCCAAGCTGGCGCTCGGCGTGTCGATCAACGACATCACGTCCGGTTACCGCGTGTACCGGCGGGAGGTCCTGGAGACGCTGCAGTTGCACAACGTCGCTTCGCAGGGTTACTGCTTCCAGGTTGACCTGGCGTGGCGCGCGGTGGAGGCCGGGTTCGTGGTCGTCGAGGTGCCGATCACGTTCGTGGAACGCGAGATCGGCACCTCGAAGATGGACGCCGAGGTCGTGCGCGAGGCCCTGGTCCGCGTGACGAAGTGGGGCCTGCGCCGCCGGGGCAACCAAGCGACGAACCTCCTGCGCGGCTTGAAGCGCTGA
- a CDS encoding RNA polymerase-binding protein RbpA: protein MADRVLRGSRLGAVSYETDRNHDLAPRRTVRYACPKSHEFEVPFSDDAEVPPTWECRLHGTESKIIDGNEPEQKKAKPPRTHWDMLLERRTIPELEELLNERLDLLRERRGQSV, encoded by the coding sequence ATGGCCGACCGCGTTCTGCGTGGCAGCCGGCTCGGAGCCGTGAGCTACGAGACCGACCGTAACCACGACCTCGCACCGCGCCGGACGGTGCGCTACGCCTGCCCCAAGAGCCACGAGTTCGAGGTGCCGTTCTCCGACGACGCCGAAGTGCCGCCGACCTGGGAGTGTCGCCTGCACGGCACCGAGTCGAAGATCATCGACGGCAACGAGCCGGAGCAGAAGAAGGCCAAGCCGCCGCGCACCCACTGGGACATGCTGCTGGAGCGGCGCACCATCCCGGAACTCGAGGAGTTGCTCAACGAGCGCCTCGACCTGCTGCGGGAGCGGCGCGGGCAGTCCGTCTGA
- a CDS encoding MFS transporter translates to MSVMDSDLAPDAARRRRREQRGWCWYDWANSVFPTSVTTVFLSLYLTSVATEAAKADVAHNGPNACPQDNALVQCDISAFGLVFPAGSLWGYLLSVATVVQVVVLPITGAIADRTQSKRLMLAIFAFGGAAMTALLALVGGQNWQLGVVLFIIANICFGASVVVYYSFLPEIADVDERDDVSTRGWAIGYLGSGAALAMHLVIYLGHDSVGLSTEAAVRLIFLSSGVWWAVFTLLPLAALRQHRNVEKTERGASAVTAGFKQLVTTFREAKHFPLTLAFLGAYWIYTDGISTVTQVSAQYGSLELKLPQDSLIITLLIVQFIAFVGGMLHGVVARRIGAKKTILISLATWLVVLVAAYFVQAGQDMQFYGLAVGIGLVLGGTNALSRSLFSQMVPPGREAEYFSLYEVGERSTSWLGPLVFAGVGQATGSFRLAIISLVVFFAVGLVLVSLVPVRRAIEAVGNPAPKVL, encoded by the coding sequence ATGAGCGTGATGGACAGCGACCTGGCGCCCGACGCCGCGCGGAGGCGGCGCCGGGAACAGCGGGGTTGGTGTTGGTATGACTGGGCCAACTCGGTGTTCCCGACATCGGTGACAACGGTCTTCCTCTCGCTCTACCTGACCTCGGTGGCGACGGAGGCCGCCAAGGCCGACGTGGCGCACAACGGCCCGAACGCTTGTCCCCAGGACAACGCGCTGGTGCAATGCGACATCTCGGCGTTCGGGCTGGTGTTCCCGGCCGGCTCGCTGTGGGGCTACCTGCTGTCGGTGGCCACTGTCGTGCAGGTGGTGGTGCTGCCGATCACCGGCGCGATCGCGGACCGCACCCAGAGCAAGCGGCTGATGCTGGCGATCTTCGCCTTCGGCGGCGCTGCGATGACGGCGTTGCTGGCGCTGGTCGGCGGGCAGAACTGGCAGCTCGGCGTGGTGCTGTTCATCATCGCCAACATCTGCTTCGGCGCGTCGGTGGTGGTCTACTACTCTTTCCTGCCGGAGATCGCCGACGTCGATGAGCGGGACGACGTCTCGACCCGCGGCTGGGCCATCGGCTACCTGGGCAGCGGTGCCGCACTGGCCATGCACCTGGTGATCTACCTCGGGCACGACTCGGTTGGCCTGAGCACGGAAGCCGCGGTGCGGCTGATCTTCTTGTCCTCGGGCGTCTGGTGGGCGGTGTTCACGCTGCTGCCGCTGGCGGCCCTCCGGCAGCACCGGAACGTGGAGAAGACCGAGCGCGGTGCGTCCGCCGTCACCGCCGGCTTCAAGCAGCTGGTCACGACGTTCCGGGAGGCGAAGCACTTCCCGCTGACGCTGGCGTTCCTCGGCGCGTACTGGATCTACACCGACGGCATCTCCACGGTCACCCAGGTTTCGGCGCAGTACGGCAGCCTGGAGCTCAAGCTGCCGCAGGACTCGTTGATCATCACGTTGCTGATCGTGCAGTTCATCGCCTTCGTCGGCGGGATGCTGCACGGGGTGGTGGCGCGGCGGATCGGCGCGAAGAAGACGATCCTGATCAGCCTCGCCACCTGGCTGGTGGTGCTCGTCGCCGCGTACTTCGTGCAGGCCGGGCAGGACATGCAGTTCTACGGCCTGGCGGTGGGCATCGGTCTGGTGCTCGGCGGCACCAACGCGCTGTCGCGGTCGCTGTTCAGCCAGATGGTGCCGCCCGGCCGGGAGGCCGAGTACTTCTCGTTGTACGAGGTGGGGGAGCGGTCCACCTCGTGGCTGGGCCCGCTGGTGTTCGCCGGGGTCGGGCAGGCGACGGGGTCGTTCCGGCTGGCCATCATCTCGTTGGTGGTGTTCTTCGCGGTCGGGTTGGTGCTGGTCTCGCTGGTGCCGGTGCGGCGGGCGATCGAGGCGGTCGGCAACCCCGCGCCGAAGGTCCTCTGA
- a CDS encoding glycerophosphodiester phosphodiesterase — MTHPFLLGPRPRAFAHRGWHLGELHDLENSLAAFRRAADEGYRYIETDVHATADGVVVVNHDATLDRTADGRGAIERLPWSVVGSALIGGREPVCSLDAALEELPETFFNVDIKADSAIGPVLRTLRAHNAWDRVCLASFAEHRLAELRRAVGPRLMTSTGRRSAGFLWLGSRWGGWPLRSSVAGGAAQVPREFGPLRLIDSRFVRQAHRWGIEVHVWTVDDAAEMRELLDLGVDGLVTDRPDVLQEVLRERTGEPQPEIGG; from the coding sequence GTGACGCATCCTTTCCTGCTCGGCCCCCGGCCCCGCGCGTTCGCCCACCGCGGTTGGCACCTGGGGGAACTGCACGATCTGGAGAACTCGCTGGCCGCGTTCCGTCGCGCCGCTGACGAGGGCTACCGCTACATCGAGACCGATGTCCACGCGACCGCCGACGGGGTCGTGGTGGTGAACCACGACGCGACGCTGGACCGCACCGCGGACGGTCGTGGCGCAATCGAGCGGTTGCCCTGGTCCGTGGTCGGATCGGCGTTGATCGGCGGTCGAGAACCCGTGTGCAGCCTGGACGCTGCGCTGGAGGAGCTGCCGGAGACGTTCTTCAACGTCGACATCAAGGCGGACTCGGCGATAGGACCCGTGCTGCGGACGCTGCGCGCGCACAATGCCTGGGACCGGGTGTGCCTGGCGTCGTTCGCCGAGCACCGGTTGGCCGAGCTGCGCCGGGCCGTCGGGCCGCGGCTGATGACCTCGACCGGGCGCCGGTCGGCCGGGTTTCTGTGGCTGGGCTCGCGGTGGGGCGGCTGGCCGCTGCGGTCGTCGGTCGCCGGTGGCGCGGCCCAGGTTCCGCGAGAATTCGGGCCGCTGCGCTTGATCGACTCCCGCTTCGTGCGCCAGGCTCATCGCTGGGGGATCGAGGTCCACGTGTGGACCGTCGACGACGCCGCGGAGATGCGGGAACTGCTGGATCTCGGCGTGGACGGGCTGGTCACCGATCGGCCGGACGTGCTGCAGGAGGTGTTGCGAGAGCGGACCGGCGAGCCGCAGCCGGAAATCGGTGGATGA
- a CDS encoding VOC family protein, with product MPARPVVRGLRRADLISQDPIASAVFYRALLDWTLAPTGAGFDCWVGNRRCAAMRTPRGGERPGWRPMFAGTTQDGSLTGPDDAVALVVKGRAQHGPWAPSPRPGEPCWVELSTQALERADTFWADILGWSVLADQYLVGERPLASRTTRRPAGWGWLCYFAVKDVDAISARAPKLGGKTIYRSDHPLLGTTSVVADPTGAAIGLAAADTWG from the coding sequence GTGCCCGCACGTCCCGTAGTCCGCGGCCTGCGCCGCGCCGACCTGATCAGCCAGGACCCGATAGCTTCGGCAGTCTTCTACCGGGCCCTGCTCGACTGGACCCTGGCACCGACCGGCGCCGGCTTCGACTGCTGGGTGGGCAACCGACGCTGCGCCGCGATGCGCACTCCCCGCGGCGGCGAACGACCCGGCTGGCGGCCGATGTTCGCCGGAACGACCCAAGACGGCTCGCTGACCGGTCCCGACGACGCGGTCGCGCTCGTCGTCAAGGGGCGGGCCCAGCACGGCCCCTGGGCGCCGAGCCCGCGCCCAGGCGAGCCCTGCTGGGTCGAGCTGAGCACGCAAGCCCTGGAGCGCGCTGACACGTTCTGGGCCGACATCCTGGGCTGGTCGGTGCTCGCCGACCAGTACCTCGTCGGCGAGCGACCGCTGGCATCCCGCACGACGCGCCGACCGGCTGGCTGGGGTTGGCTGTGCTACTTCGCGGTCAAGGATGTCGACGCGATCAGCGCCCGCGCGCCGAAGCTGGGCGGCAAGACCATCTACCGCAGCGATCACCCCTTGCTGGGCACCACATCTGTGGTAGCTGACCCGACCGGTGCGGCAATCGGCCTGGCAGCCGCCGACACGTGGGGCTGA
- a CDS encoding tyrosine-type recombinase/integrase: protein MDVARLIEVYLEHLQARKLAANSLRAYRRDLESVAGELVELTGTSADRLAVDRVTASVLRSAFARFAASRSASSVTRAWSTWNGFFGFLVVEGAVSGNPMQVVPKPRNAPSTPKPLQGEDTPERLLRTVAAGARRTRNPWPERDLAVLATLLCTGVRSAELLELTIASLAGRPGDRRLHVHGKGGKNRSIPIEDTLDSLIQSYLQSRRARFGERLPGGEPLFVDHHGDALRRGGLQYLVRQSLRAAGVSDRVQPGAMVHALRHTFATRLAEDGASAAEIAKLLGHSSINSSQTYIDVTAREQRLSVRANRTLQVLGELSGG from the coding sequence GTGGACGTGGCGCGCTTGATCGAGGTCTACCTGGAGCACCTGCAGGCCAGGAAGCTCGCGGCGAACTCGCTGCGCGCTTATCGCCGCGACCTGGAGTCGGTGGCCGGTGAGCTGGTCGAGCTCACCGGCACCAGCGCCGACCGGTTGGCCGTGGACCGGGTTACCGCTTCGGTGCTGCGGTCGGCGTTCGCGCGGTTCGCCGCTTCGCGGTCTGCTTCGTCGGTGACCCGCGCCTGGTCGACCTGGAACGGTTTCTTCGGGTTCCTCGTGGTCGAGGGCGCAGTGTCCGGCAACCCGATGCAGGTGGTGCCGAAGCCGCGCAATGCCCCCTCGACGCCGAAGCCGTTGCAGGGCGAGGACACGCCCGAGCGGCTGCTGCGCACGGTGGCCGCCGGGGCGCGTCGTACGCGGAATCCGTGGCCGGAGCGCGACCTGGCCGTGCTCGCCACGTTGTTGTGCACCGGGGTGCGGTCGGCCGAGCTGTTGGAGCTCACCATCGCGTCGTTGGCGGGGCGGCCTGGAGATCGGCGGCTGCACGTGCACGGCAAGGGCGGCAAGAACCGATCCATTCCGATCGAGGACACCCTGGACTCGTTGATCCAGAGCTACCTGCAGTCACGGCGGGCGCGGTTCGGTGAGCGGCTGCCCGGTGGCGAGCCGTTGTTCGTCGATCACCACGGCGATGCGCTGCGGCGGGGCGGCCTGCAGTACCTCGTGCGGCAGTCTTTGCGGGCTGCGGGCGTTTCCGATCGGGTGCAGCCGGGTGCGATGGTGCACGCCTTGCGGCACACCTTCGCGACGCGGCTTGCTGAGGACGGGGCGAGTGCCGCCGAGATCGCCAAGCTGCTCGGGCACTCCTCGATCAATTCGAGCCAGACCTACATCGACGTGACCGCGCGCGAACAGCGGTTGTCGGTGCGCGCGAACCGGACGTTGCAGGTGCTCGGCGAGCTCTCCGGCGGTTAG
- a CDS encoding M20/M25/M40 family metallo-hydrolase yields MSAHNEGISGTDHDAGLLRAEHEVVGLASDLIRIDTTNTGDPETLVGERAAAEFVAAKLSEVGYDVAYVESGDHPGRGNVVARLPGADSTRGGLLVHGHLDVVPADPAEWSVHPFSGAVQDDYVWGRGAVDMKDMLAMSLAVARRLKRDDITPPRDVVFAFLADEEAGSFHGAQWLVDHRPELFEGCTEAISEVGGFSVTLKDGVRAYLIQSAEKGIRWLKLRVRARAGHGSMVHDDNAVTKLSEAVAKLGNHRFPLVLTDSVREFLDGVTEITGWDFPENDIEGAVAKLGNLSRIVGATLRDTANPTMLTAGYKHNVIPSVAEAAVDCRILPGREEAFDRELAELLGPDVEREWVGLPPVETKFEGRIVDAMTAALLAEDPGAKALPYMMSGGTDAKSFSRLGMNCYGFAPLKLPADLDFAALFHGVDERVPVESLKFGTRVLDRFIRNS; encoded by the coding sequence GTGAGCGCACATAACGAGGGTATCTCCGGCACTGATCACGACGCTGGATTGCTGCGGGCCGAGCATGAGGTCGTCGGTTTGGCCAGCGACCTGATCCGCATCGACACCACCAACACGGGCGACCCCGAGACACTCGTGGGGGAGCGGGCCGCCGCCGAGTTCGTGGCCGCCAAGCTCAGCGAGGTCGGCTACGACGTCGCCTACGTCGAGTCCGGGGATCATCCCGGGCGGGGCAATGTCGTCGCCCGGTTGCCAGGGGCCGACTCGACGCGGGGCGGGCTGCTGGTGCACGGGCACCTCGACGTCGTGCCCGCGGATCCTGCCGAGTGGTCCGTTCATCCCTTCTCCGGGGCTGTGCAGGACGACTATGTGTGGGGTCGGGGCGCCGTCGACATGAAGGACATGCTGGCCATGAGCCTCGCCGTTGCGCGGCGGCTCAAGCGCGATGACATCACTCCGCCGCGGGATGTCGTCTTCGCTTTCTTGGCCGACGAGGAGGCCGGCAGCTTCCACGGGGCGCAGTGGCTGGTCGATCATCGGCCGGAGCTGTTCGAGGGCTGCACTGAGGCGATCAGCGAGGTCGGCGGCTTCTCGGTGACGCTCAAGGACGGCGTGCGCGCCTATCTGATCCAGTCCGCCGAGAAGGGTATCCGCTGGTTGAAGCTGCGGGTGCGGGCTCGCGCCGGACACGGCTCGATGGTGCACGACGACAACGCTGTGACCAAGCTCTCCGAGGCTGTGGCCAAGCTTGGCAACCACCGCTTCCCCCTGGTGTTGACCGACTCGGTACGCGAGTTCCTTGATGGCGTGACCGAGATCACCGGCTGGGACTTCCCGGAGAACGACATCGAGGGCGCTGTGGCCAAGCTCGGGAACCTTTCGCGGATTGTCGGAGCCACGCTGCGCGACACCGCGAACCCGACGATGCTCACCGCCGGGTACAAGCACAACGTGATCCCGTCGGTCGCCGAGGCCGCCGTGGACTGCCGGATCCTGCCCGGTCGGGAGGAGGCCTTCGACCGTGAGCTGGCCGAGCTCCTCGGGCCGGACGTGGAGCGGGAGTGGGTCGGGTTGCCGCCGGTGGAGACCAAGTTCGAGGGGCGCATCGTCGATGCGATGACCGCTGCGCTGCTCGCCGAGGATCCGGGTGCGAAGGCGCTGCCCTACATGATGTCCGGTGGGACCGACGCGAAGTCGTTCAGCCGACTGGGCATGAACTGCTACGGCTTCGCGCCGTTGAAGCTGCCCGCGGACCTCGACTTCGCCGCCTTGTTCCACGGCGTTGACGAGCGAGTGCCGGTGGAGTCGCTGAAGTTCGGGACCCGCGTGCTCGACCGGTTCATCCGCAACAGCTGA
- a CDS encoding tyrosine-type recombinase/integrase, translating to MTESKITSGASPEEIEAARVLLTRLGISPHDLVNSPTTRPMAPTFAEYIPQVSAAVSAGTRRVYGTYWKRIEQHWGDRRLDEPTALEIKHLTEHIRAQVVIRRNARGGRGAAEHLIAALRCLYNHAIADGHINETDNPARKVPKPRRLPSTRRGLPDSRLDEINHVAATTGNDPALDTLLLRLHIETACRRGGALALRPRDLDPDQCLILLQEKGDTIRGQPVSPTLMKHLREHGEQRGAVEHGGQLLRYRNGESITKRRYDHLWTRLGKHLPWVATQQISTHWLRHTTLTWVERNFGYAVARAYAGHTDSTGADGGTTTTYIRASIHEIATALAALTGEPHPLAPDTNPRQPTNPTTNPTTS from the coding sequence ATGACCGAGAGCAAGATCACTTCTGGGGCGAGCCCGGAGGAAATCGAGGCCGCACGAGTCCTCCTCACCCGACTCGGCATCTCCCCACACGACCTCGTCAACTCCCCCACTACCCGGCCCATGGCCCCGACCTTCGCCGAGTACATCCCCCAGGTCTCCGCGGCCGTCTCGGCCGGAACCAGACGGGTCTACGGCACCTACTGGAAACGAATCGAACAGCACTGGGGCGATCGCCGACTGGACGAGCCCACCGCCCTGGAGATCAAGCATCTCACCGAACACATCAGGGCCCAGGTCGTCATCCGCCGCAACGCCCGCGGCGGACGCGGCGCCGCCGAACACCTCATCGCAGCACTGCGCTGCCTCTACAACCACGCCATCGCCGACGGGCACATCAACGAAACCGACAACCCCGCGAGAAAGGTCCCCAAACCCCGCCGCCTACCGAGCACCCGCCGTGGACTACCCGACTCCCGACTGGACGAGATCAACCACGTGGCCGCGACGACAGGCAACGATCCCGCCCTGGACACGCTCTTGCTTCGGCTGCACATCGAAACCGCATGCCGGCGCGGCGGAGCACTCGCACTACGGCCCCGCGACCTCGACCCTGACCAGTGCCTGATCCTGCTACAGGAGAAAGGCGACACCATCCGCGGGCAACCGGTCTCCCCGACCCTGATGAAGCACCTTCGCGAACACGGAGAACAACGGGGTGCCGTCGAGCACGGCGGGCAACTGCTGCGCTACCGCAACGGCGAATCGATCACCAAACGACGCTACGACCACCTGTGGACACGCCTCGGCAAGCACCTGCCCTGGGTAGCCACACAGCAGATCAGCACCCACTGGCTCCGCCACACCACCCTCACCTGGGTCGAACGCAACTTCGGCTACGCCGTAGCCCGCGCCTACGCCGGCCACACCGACAGCACCGGCGCAGACGGAGGAACCACTACCACCTATATCCGCGCGAGCATCCACGAAATCGCCACCGCACTCGCCGCACTCACCGGCGAACCACACCCACTCGCACCAGACACAAACCCGCGACAGCCAACCAACCCGACCACCAACCCCACAACAAGCTAA
- a CDS encoding fatty acid desaturase family protein, whose amino-acid sequence MPPNAPALTPEQCEAFGAEMDALRQRIVSDLGAEDAEYIRQVVRVQRALEVTGRGLLFAGFLPPVWLGGVAALSLSKILDNMEIGHNVLHGQYDWLRDEALNSQTFEMDIVAPAELWKRSHNFGHHTYTNIVGKDRDIGYWILRLTPEQRWSPYYLGNPVYAALLSVIFQWGVMLHDLEAERVLSGEKGWDEVSSDAKKMAAKSLRQVGKDYVLFPALTGPLAPLTFAGNASANLIRNLWGFSIIFCGHFPDDVVTFTEEEAANESRGQWYVRQLLGSANITGSKLFHLLSGNLSHQIEHHLFPDIPARRYSQIAEEVRDTCRRYGLPYNTGPLHRQLGSVARKLVRLALPGGGPGGKHTETPATKNQAA is encoded by the coding sequence ATGCCGCCCAACGCTCCCGCCCTCACACCTGAGCAGTGTGAGGCCTTCGGTGCCGAGATGGACGCGCTGCGCCAACGTATCGTCTCCGATCTCGGCGCCGAGGACGCCGAGTACATCCGTCAGGTCGTCCGCGTGCAGCGTGCGCTGGAGGTCACCGGCCGTGGCCTGCTCTTCGCCGGGTTCCTGCCACCCGTGTGGCTCGGCGGCGTCGCGGCGCTGTCGCTGTCGAAGATCCTTGACAACATGGAGATCGGCCACAACGTCCTGCACGGCCAGTACGACTGGCTGCGGGACGAGGCGCTGAACTCCCAAACCTTCGAAATGGACATCGTCGCCCCTGCCGAGCTGTGGAAACGCTCGCACAACTTCGGCCACCACACCTACACCAACATCGTCGGTAAGGACCGAGACATCGGGTACTGGATTCTGCGGCTGACCCCTGAGCAGCGCTGGAGCCCCTACTACCTGGGCAACCCGGTGTACGCGGCCCTGTTGTCGGTGATCTTCCAGTGGGGTGTGATGCTGCACGACCTGGAGGCCGAACGGGTCCTCTCCGGGGAAAAGGGTTGGGACGAGGTTTCGTCCGACGCGAAGAAGATGGCCGCCAAGTCGCTGCGCCAGGTCGGCAAGGACTACGTGCTGTTCCCGGCGCTGACCGGCCCGTTGGCGCCGCTCACCTTCGCCGGCAACGCCTCGGCAAACCTAATCCGCAACCTGTGGGGATTCTCGATCATCTTCTGCGGGCACTTCCCCGACGACGTCGTCACCTTCACCGAGGAAGAGGCCGCGAACGAGAGCCGTGGGCAGTGGTATGTGCGCCAGCTGCTCGGCTCGGCGAACATCACCGGCAGCAAGCTGTTCCACCTGCTCTCCGGCAACCTCAGCCACCAGATCGAGCACCACCTGTTCCCCGACATCCCGGCGCGGCGCTACTCCCAGATCGCCGAGGAAGTACGAGACACCTGCCGCCGCTACGGACTGCCGTACAACACCGGACCGCTACACCGACAGCTCGGCTCGGTCGCCCGCAAACTCGTCAGACTGGCGCTGCCCGGAGGAGGACCAGGCGGCAAGCACACCGAGACACCAGCCACAAAGAACCAGGCGGCCTAG